Proteins from one Halopseudomonas pelagia genomic window:
- the proB gene encoding glutamate 5-kinase, with translation MRDKVTNARRWVVKIGSALLTGDGRGLDKDAMAVWVEQLVALRKNGAELVLVSSGAVAAGMSRLGWTERPKTIHQMQAAAAIGQMGLVQAWESSFQAHGLSTAQVLLTHDDLSDRKRYLNARSTLRALLDLGVIPVINENDTVVTDEIRFGDNDTLGALVTNLVEADLLVILTDRDGLYTADPRNNPQAELVKQAMADDASLDAMAGGSAGALGRGGMLTKLRAARLAARSGAGTVIVGGRIERVIERLQAGEELGTLLLPEKGMLAARKQWLAGHLQTRGRLLIDEGAVKALASGRRSLLPVGIKAVEGSFRRGEMVICVGPDGREVARGLVNYSAQDAARILGQPTDAVAKILGYLDEPEMVHRDNLVLV, from the coding sequence CCCGCCGTTGGGTAGTCAAGATTGGTAGTGCGCTGCTCACTGGTGACGGCCGCGGCCTGGATAAGGACGCCATGGCGGTCTGGGTCGAGCAACTGGTCGCTCTGCGCAAGAATGGTGCTGAGCTGGTGCTGGTGTCCTCCGGAGCAGTCGCCGCCGGCATGAGTCGCCTGGGCTGGACCGAGCGGCCGAAGACGATTCACCAGATGCAAGCCGCTGCCGCGATCGGCCAGATGGGGCTGGTGCAGGCCTGGGAATCCAGTTTCCAGGCGCATGGACTGTCCACGGCCCAGGTGCTGCTCACCCACGACGATCTTTCCGACCGCAAGCGCTACCTGAACGCGCGCAGCACTCTGCGTGCATTGTTGGATCTGGGTGTTATCCCGGTGATCAACGAGAATGACACCGTGGTGACCGACGAGATCCGCTTTGGCGACAACGATACGCTTGGCGCGTTGGTGACCAATCTGGTTGAAGCAGATCTGCTGGTGATTCTCACGGATCGTGATGGCTTGTATACCGCCGACCCACGAAATAATCCGCAGGCCGAACTGGTCAAGCAGGCCATGGCGGATGATGCATCACTGGACGCCATGGCCGGTGGCAGTGCTGGCGCGCTAGGTCGCGGCGGCATGCTGACCAAACTGCGTGCAGCGCGCCTGGCGGCACGTTCGGGTGCGGGTACCGTGATTGTAGGTGGGCGTATTGAGCGCGTCATAGAGCGGCTGCAGGCAGGCGAGGAGCTGGGTACCTTGTTGTTGCCCGAGAAGGGCATGCTGGCCGCGCGCAAGCAGTGGCTGGCCGGGCATCTGCAAACCCGCGGGCGCCTGCTGATTGACGAGGGTGCGGTAAAGGCGCTGGCATCTGGGCGTCGGAGCTTGCTGCCGGTGGGTATCAAGGCCGTTGAAGGCAGCTTCCGTCGTGGGGAGATGGTTATTTGTGTCGGCCCGGATGGTCGCGAAGTGGCGCGGGGTCTGGTGAATTACAGTGCGCAGGATGCTGCGCGGATTCTCGGCCAGCCTACGGATGCGGTGGCGAAGATTCTGGGTTATCTGGATGAGCCGGAGATGGTGCATCGGGATAATCTGGTGCTGGTTTAA
- the murJ gene encoding murein biosynthesis integral membrane protein MurJ — protein MTDSTPPAAPDPKAPTLLRSGMVVSMMTMLSRVLGMVRDVVVAAYFGSQSEADAFFIAFKIPNFLRRLFAEGAFAQAFVPVLSEYRTKRSLSDVKQLVDRVTGTLGLTLVAITAVGVAGAPVLITLFAPGFYGETEKLALATDMLRITFPYLLLISLTALCGSILNSYGRFAVPAFTPVLLNLSMIAATVLMTPYFDQPIMALAWGVFIAGVLQLLFQLPFLAQIKLLPVPRPDRKHEGVKRIMTLMLPALFGVSVSQINLLLDTVLASFLETGSISWLYYADRLSELPLGAFGIAIGTVILPALSRQHAGEDPKAFAATLDWAVRMVMLVGVPAALALLLLAEPLIATLFHYGAMTERDVVQAAAALQAYSVGVMIFMLIKVLAPGYFARQDIKTPVKIAIICMVVNMVLNLIFIWPLAHVGLALATSMAAMLNAGLLWWGLKKMGVYQAQPGWPLFALRLVTACAAMSAVVIWMVPETEQWFAWGWQNKVWEMTLLVVAGIGVFVATLLGTGMRMRHLRHG, from the coding sequence ATGACTGACTCCACCCCTCCTGCAGCACCTGATCCCAAAGCCCCGACGCTGCTGCGCTCGGGCATGGTTGTGAGCATGATGACTATGCTCTCGCGGGTGCTTGGCATGGTGCGCGATGTGGTGGTGGCAGCCTATTTTGGTTCGCAGTCCGAGGCGGATGCGTTCTTTATCGCGTTCAAGATCCCCAATTTTTTGCGTCGCCTGTTTGCCGAAGGTGCTTTTGCCCAGGCGTTTGTGCCGGTGCTGTCGGAATACCGGACCAAGCGCAGCCTGTCAGACGTAAAACAGTTGGTGGATCGGGTGACCGGTACGCTGGGTTTGACCCTGGTGGCTATTACTGCCGTGGGCGTCGCGGGTGCGCCGGTATTGATCACACTGTTTGCACCGGGCTTTTATGGTGAAACGGAAAAGCTCGCCCTTGCCACCGACATGCTGCGGATTACCTTTCCCTATTTGTTGTTGATATCGCTTACGGCCCTGTGCGGGTCGATCCTTAACAGTTATGGGCGTTTTGCCGTGCCGGCATTCACTCCGGTGCTGCTGAATCTGAGCATGATTGCTGCGACGGTACTGATGACGCCCTATTTCGATCAGCCGATCATGGCGTTGGCCTGGGGCGTATTTATCGCCGGCGTGCTGCAGTTGCTGTTTCAGCTGCCCTTTTTGGCGCAGATCAAGTTGCTGCCGGTGCCGCGGCCGGATCGCAAGCACGAGGGCGTCAAGCGCATCATGACCTTGATGCTGCCGGCATTGTTCGGTGTATCAGTCAGCCAGATCAACTTGCTGTTGGACACGGTGCTGGCTTCGTTCCTGGAAACCGGCAGTATTTCCTGGCTTTATTACGCCGACCGGCTGTCTGAGTTACCGCTGGGCGCCTTTGGTATCGCCATTGGTACCGTGATTCTGCCGGCATTGTCCCGCCAGCACGCCGGGGAAGACCCCAAGGCCTTTGCCGCAACGCTGGACTGGGCAGTGCGCATGGTCATGCTGGTCGGCGTGCCAGCGGCGTTGGCCTTGCTGCTGTTAGCGGAACCGTTGATAGCCACCCTGTTCCATTATGGCGCGATGACCGAGCGTGACGTGGTGCAGGCGGCCGCCGCGTTGCAGGCCTATTCGGTAGGGGTGATGATCTTTATGCTGATCAAGGTGCTGGCGCCCGGTTATTTTGCCCGCCAGGACATCAAGACCCCAGTCAAGATTGCGATCATCTGTATGGTCGTGAATATGGTGCTGAATCTGATCTTTATCTGGCCGCTGGCGCATGTCGGGCTGGCCTTGGCCACTTCCATGGCAGCCATGTTGAATGCCGGGCTGCTGTGGTGGGGCTTGAAGAAAATGGGTGTTTATCAGGCGCAACCTGGCTGGCCGCTATTTGCGCTCAGATTGGTAACCGCCTGTGCCGCCATGTCCGCAGTGGTCATCTGGATGGTCCCTGAGACCGAGCAGTGGTTTGCCTGGGGCTGGCAGAACAAGGTCTGGGAGATGACCTTGCTGGTGGTGGCGGGCATCGGCGTGTTTGTCGCTACTTTGCTGGGAACTGGCATGCGCATGCGGCATTTGCGCCACGGCTAA
- a CDS encoding IS256 family transposase, whose product MPSQKKPASKAKQDLPTIPNELIDQFVKGPMTAEAIQDASMAFKKALVERALGAELGHHLGYPLGAERPEGSSNQRNGTSSKTVLTDDGPLGLDIPRDRDGSFAPILIPKHERRFTGFDDKIIAMYARGMTVRDIRAFLLEQYGTEVSHDFISSVTDAVMEEVGAWQQRPLEPMYPVIFFDALRVKIRDEGMVRNKAIYLALGVLPDGTRDILGIWIENTEGAKFWLKVFNDLRNRGVEDVLIAVTDGLKGMPEALSAVYPETTLQTCIVHLIRNSLNYASWDKRKALAKALKPIYQALSAEAAEQALNEFEAGPWGKQYPTVVAAWRRAWDRVIPFFVFPQAIRKVIYTTNAIESINAQLRKVIKTRGHFPNDEAATKLIWLGLRNITANWGKAAHDWKSAMNQFAILYGDRFIRPTW is encoded by the coding sequence ATGCCGAGCCAAAAGAAACCGGCCAGTAAGGCCAAGCAAGACCTGCCAACCATCCCGAATGAACTGATCGACCAGTTCGTTAAAGGTCCGATGACCGCTGAGGCCATTCAGGACGCCTCCATGGCATTCAAAAAAGCCTTGGTTGAGCGTGCGCTGGGAGCCGAACTGGGCCACCACCTTGGTTACCCTCTGGGAGCTGAGCGTCCTGAGGGCTCTAGCAATCAGCGCAACGGCACAAGCAGTAAGACGGTACTAACCGATGACGGCCCACTCGGTCTCGACATCCCGAGGGACCGTGACGGCAGCTTTGCGCCGATTTTGATTCCCAAGCACGAACGGCGTTTCACGGGTTTTGACGATAAGATTATCGCCATGTACGCCCGGGGCATGACGGTGCGTGACATCCGTGCGTTCCTGCTCGAGCAGTACGGCACCGAGGTATCTCACGACTTCATCAGTTCGGTCACCGATGCCGTCATGGAAGAAGTCGGCGCGTGGCAACAGCGGCCTCTGGAGCCAATGTATCCGGTGATCTTCTTTGATGCTCTGCGGGTAAAAATCCGTGACGAAGGCATGGTGCGCAACAAGGCGATCTATCTGGCCTTGGGCGTGCTGCCTGATGGCACTCGCGACATTCTGGGGATCTGGATCGAGAATACTGAAGGCGCAAAATTCTGGCTAAAGGTGTTCAACGACCTACGCAACAGAGGCGTTGAGGATGTTCTGATTGCGGTCACGGACGGCTTAAAGGGTATGCCCGAGGCGCTGAGCGCGGTCTATCCTGAAACGACGTTGCAGACCTGCATCGTTCACCTGATCCGCAACAGTCTCAACTATGCGTCTTGGGACAAGCGGAAAGCGCTGGCCAAGGCGCTGAAACCGATTTATCAGGCACTGAGCGCTGAAGCCGCCGAGCAGGCGTTGAACGAGTTCGAGGCCGGGCCTTGGGGCAAGCAGTACCCAACGGTAGTAGCTGCCTGGCGCAGGGCATGGGACCGGGTAATACCGTTCTTCGTGTTCCCGCAGGCGATACGCAAGGTGATCTACACAACCAATGCCATTGAAAGTATCAACGCCCAGCTGCGCAAGGTGATCAAAACACGCGGGCACTTCCCTAACGATGAAGCCGCAACCAAACTGATCTGGCTGGGCTTACGTAATATCACGGCCAACTGGGGTAAGGCAGCACATGACTGGAAAAGCGCAATGAATCAATTTGCTATCTTGTACGGTGACCGCTTCATCAGGCCAACCTGGTGA
- the rpsT gene encoding 30S ribosomal protein S20, translating to MANSPQAKKRAKQAEKRRNHNASLRSMVRTYIKNVVKAIEAKDLEKAQSAYTAAVPVIDRMADKGIIPKNKAARHKSRLNAHIKAMATAA from the coding sequence GTGGCCAACTCACCTCAAGCCAAGAAACGCGCCAAGCAGGCCGAGAAGCGCCGCAATCACAATGCAAGCCTGCGCTCCATGGTTCGTACTTATATCAAGAACGTAGTCAAGGCTATCGAAGCCAAAGACCTCGAGAAAGCACAGTCCGCCTACACTGCAGCAGTGCCGGTCATCGACCGCATGGCTGACAAGGGCATCATCCCCAAGAACAAGGCTGCTCGTCATAAGAGCCGTCTGAATGCGCACATCAAGGCAATGGCTACCGCCGCCTGA
- the ileS gene encoding isoleucine--tRNA ligase, with protein sequence MTDYKATLNLPETAFPMKAGLPTREPETLKRLDSINLYQKIREISRGRPSFVLHDGPPYANGDIHIGHAVNKILKDMITRSKTLSGFDAPYVPGWDCHGLPIEHKIEVTHGKNLEPGKTRELSRAYAAKQIEGQKADFIRLGVLGEWDNPYKSMDFANEAGEIRVLGKLVEKGFVFKGLKPVNWCFDCGSALAEAEVEYADKQSPTIDVGFPCAEPEKLASAFDLNELPKQAQMVIWTTTPWTIPANQALNVHPEFNYALVDVGDRLLVLAEELVESCLARYGRTGEIIARTTGDRLELINFRHPFYDRLSPVYLADYVELGAGTGIVHSAPAYGVDDFHTCKRYGMVNDDILSPVQGNGVYADTLEFFGGQFIWKANPNVVAKLEEVGCLLAHEQVSHSYMHCWRHKTPVIYRATAQWFIGMDTQPHEGLPLRQRALAAIEETEFVPAWGKQRLHNMIAGRPDWCISRQRTWGVPIPLFLHKQTGELHPRTAELVEQVALRVEQGGIEAWSAMDASELLGAEADQYDKISDTLDVWFDSGTTHLHVMRGSHPMGHEQGPRADLYLEGSDQHRGWFHSSLLTGAATDGHAPYKGLLTHGFVVDENGRKMSKSLGNVVAPQEINNSLGADILRLWVSSTDYSGEMAVSKVILQRSADAYRRIRNTARFLLSNLNGFDPKEHLLAPEQMLDLDRWAVDRALLLQQEIIEAYDTYKFWNVYQKVHNFCVQELGGFYLDIIKDRQYTTGADSTARRSCQTAMYHIAEALTRWIAPILSFTAEEFWQYLPGERGDSVMLTTWYDGLTALPEGIELDRAYWDEVMAVKVAVNRELENQRNAKVIGGNLQAEVTLHADESLTQTLAKLGDELRFVLITSQAGLAPLTQAGSDCVDTELPGLKLKIVKSTHAKCARCWHFRADVGSHPEHPEICGRCVDNIQGPGEVRKHA encoded by the coding sequence ATGACTGATTACAAAGCGACGCTGAACCTGCCGGAAACCGCCTTCCCGATGAAGGCCGGTCTACCCACCCGTGAACCGGAAACCCTCAAGCGCCTGGACAGCATCAACCTCTACCAGAAGATTCGCGAGATCAGCCGCGGCCGGCCGAGCTTCGTCCTGCACGACGGCCCGCCCTATGCCAACGGTGATATTCACATTGGCCACGCGGTGAACAAGATCCTCAAGGACATGATCACCCGTTCCAAGACCCTCTCTGGTTTTGACGCCCCATACGTGCCGGGTTGGGACTGCCATGGCCTGCCTATCGAGCACAAGATCGAGGTCACCCACGGCAAGAACCTGGAGCCGGGCAAAACCCGTGAGCTGAGCCGTGCCTACGCCGCCAAGCAGATTGAAGGTCAGAAGGCCGACTTTATTCGCCTGGGCGTGCTTGGCGAATGGGACAACCCGTACAAGAGCATGGACTTTGCCAACGAGGCGGGAGAAATCCGCGTACTCGGCAAGCTGGTCGAGAAGGGCTTTGTGTTCAAGGGCCTGAAGCCGGTCAACTGGTGTTTTGATTGCGGCTCAGCCCTGGCTGAAGCCGAGGTGGAATACGCCGACAAGCAGTCGCCCACTATCGATGTCGGCTTTCCCTGTGCAGAGCCGGAGAAGCTGGCCTCCGCCTTTGATCTGAATGAGTTGCCCAAGCAGGCGCAAATGGTCATCTGGACCACCACGCCCTGGACTATCCCCGCCAACCAGGCGCTGAACGTTCATCCGGAATTCAACTACGCGCTGGTTGATGTCGGCGATCGCCTGCTGGTGCTGGCCGAAGAGCTGGTCGAAAGCTGCCTGGCGCGCTATGGCCGCACCGGCGAAATCATTGCGCGCACCACCGGCGATCGCCTGGAGCTGATCAATTTCCGTCATCCTTTCTATGATCGCTTATCGCCGGTTTATCTGGCTGATTACGTCGAGCTGGGCGCGGGCACGGGTATCGTGCATTCGGCGCCGGCCTATGGCGTCGACGACTTTCATACCTGCAAGCGTTACGGCATGGTGAATGATGACATCCTCAGCCCAGTGCAAGGCAATGGCGTCTACGCCGACACTCTGGAGTTTTTTGGCGGTCAGTTTATCTGGAAGGCCAACCCCAATGTGGTGGCCAAGCTGGAGGAGGTCGGTTGCCTGCTGGCGCACGAACAGGTCAGCCACAGTTACATGCATTGCTGGCGCCACAAGACGCCGGTGATCTACCGTGCCACCGCTCAGTGGTTTATCGGCATGGACACCCAGCCGCACGAAGGCTTGCCGCTGCGTCAGCGTGCGCTGGCAGCGATTGAAGAAACCGAATTCGTCCCGGCCTGGGGCAAACAGCGCCTGCATAACATGATTGCCGGTCGGCCGGACTGGTGTATCTCCCGTCAGCGCACCTGGGGCGTACCAATTCCGCTGTTTCTGCACAAGCAGACCGGCGAACTGCATCCGCGCACGGCCGAACTGGTCGAGCAGGTAGCGCTGCGTGTGGAGCAGGGCGGTATTGAGGCCTGGTCCGCGATGGACGCCAGCGAGCTGCTGGGCGCGGAAGCAGATCAGTACGACAAGATCAGCGACACCCTGGACGTGTGGTTCGATTCCGGCACCACGCACCTGCACGTCATGCGCGGCTCGCACCCTATGGGCCATGAGCAAGGTCCGCGGGCGGATCTGTATCTGGAAGGCTCTGATCAGCATCGTGGCTGGTTCCATTCTTCGCTGCTGACGGGTGCCGCTACCGATGGCCACGCACCTTACAAGGGTCTGCTGACCCACGGATTTGTGGTCGACGAGAACGGCCGCAAGATGTCCAAGTCGCTGGGTAACGTGGTCGCGCCGCAGGAAATCAATAACAGCCTGGGGGCTGACATCCTGCGTTTGTGGGTGTCCTCGACCGACTACTCCGGCGAGATGGCGGTATCCAAAGTCATTCTGCAGCGCAGTGCCGACGCCTACCGGCGTATCCGCAACACCGCGCGCTTCCTGCTCTCGAACCTGAATGGTTTCGATCCCAAGGAACATCTGCTGGCGCCTGAGCAAATGCTGGATCTGGACCGCTGGGCTGTCGACCGTGCTTTGTTGCTGCAACAGGAAATCATTGAAGCCTACGACACCTACAAGTTCTGGAACGTGTACCAGAAGGTGCATAACTTCTGCGTGCAGGAGCTGGGCGGTTTCTATCTGGATATCATCAAGGATCGTCAATACACCACCGGCGCAGACAGCACCGCGCGGCGTTCCTGCCAGACTGCGATGTATCACATCGCCGAAGCACTGACGCGCTGGATCGCGCCGATTCTGTCGTTCACCGCAGAGGAATTCTGGCAGTACCTGCCGGGTGAGCGCGGTGATTCGGTCATGCTGACCACTTGGTACGACGGGCTTACTGCGCTGCCGGAAGGCATCGAGCTGGATCGTGCCTATTGGGATGAGGTCATGGCGGTCAAGGTTGCGGTCAACCGTGAGCTGGAAAATCAGCGTAATGCCAAGGTGATTGGTGGCAACCTGCAGGCCGAAGTGACCTTGCATGCGGATGAATCCCTGACTCAAACGCTGGCCAAGCTCGGCGACGAGCTGCGTTTTGTATTGATTACTTCCCAGGCCGGTCTTGCGCCACTGACGCAGGCCGGATCAGACTGTGTTGATACCGAACTGCCTGGCCTGAAGCTTAAAATCGTCAAGTCGACCCACGCCAAGTGCGCGCGCTGCTGGCACTTCCGTGCGGACGTCGGCTCGCACCCCGAGCATCCGGAGATCTGCGGTCGCTGTGTAGACAACATCCAGGGGCCGGGCGAGGTGCGCAAGCATGCCTGA
- the ribF gene encoding bifunctional riboflavin kinase/FAD synthetase, whose product MELVRGIQNLRPRHRGCVATIGNFDGVHAGHQAILKRLRADSARMNLPGCVVIFEPQPREYFSPGDAPPRLTRLRDKLALLEAQGVDRVLCLSFNRRLREMSAEQFVQQILIDGLGVKHLEVGDDFRFGCDRSGDFAFLQGSGERHGFTVEAANTVAESGERISSTRVRQVLAEGDFSLAERLLGRPFSISGRVLHGQKLGRQLGAPTANVQLKRLRAPLQGVYRVSVELDGVMQKGVANIGSRPTVDGDGQAHLEVHLLDFDGDLYGRRITVVFHEKLRDEQRFDSLDALKAAIKADFAAARAQWGL is encoded by the coding sequence ATGGAACTGGTCCGCGGCATACAGAATCTGCGGCCCCGGCATCGGGGCTGCGTGGCGACAATTGGCAACTTCGATGGCGTGCATGCCGGGCATCAGGCGATTCTCAAGCGTCTGCGTGCTGACTCTGCACGCATGAATCTGCCCGGCTGTGTCGTCATATTCGAACCCCAGCCACGCGAATACTTTTCGCCGGGTGATGCACCGCCGCGCCTGACGCGCCTGCGGGACAAACTCGCGCTGCTTGAGGCGCAAGGTGTCGACCGGGTGTTGTGCTTATCATTCAACCGGCGGTTGCGCGAAATGAGCGCCGAGCAGTTCGTGCAACAGATACTGATCGATGGCCTTGGCGTAAAGCATCTTGAGGTGGGTGACGACTTCCGTTTCGGTTGTGATCGCTCTGGCGATTTTGCCTTTCTGCAGGGTAGCGGTGAGCGCCATGGTTTTACGGTGGAGGCTGCCAACACTGTCGCTGAAAGTGGCGAACGGATCAGCAGCACCCGCGTGCGTCAGGTACTGGCTGAGGGCGATTTTTCCCTGGCTGAACGTCTGTTAGGCCGGCCTTTCAGTATCAGCGGTCGGGTGCTGCATGGCCAGAAGCTGGGCCGCCAGTTGGGAGCACCCACTGCCAATGTCCAGCTCAAACGTCTGAGAGCGCCGCTGCAGGGCGTGTATCGCGTCAGTGTCGAGCTGGATGGCGTAATGCAGAAGGGCGTGGCCAATATTGGCTCTCGGCCAACGGTCGATGGCGACGGTCAGGCCCATCTGGAAGTGCATTTACTGGATTTTGACGGCGACCTTTATGGTCGGCGAATTACCGTGGTGTTCCACGAAAAATTGCGCGATGAACAGCGATTCGATTCGCTGGACGCGCTGAAGGCGGCGATCAAGGCAGATTTTGCTGCCGCCCGAGCCCAATGGGGCCTGTGA